The proteins below come from a single Kitasatospora sp. NBC_00315 genomic window:
- a CDS encoding TetR/AcrR family transcriptional regulator — MTAHANARPSRRERPAKPALSRAGIIATAVALMRAEGLEKVTMRRLAQELDTGPASLYVYVRNTAELHAAVLDELLGSVDLGAAGGDGDWGDRLAGILTSYTKVLFEHPALARSALVARPSGERYLNLVEALLALLEEGGVPGLRAAWALDLLLQYATATAAEQATRQGAPDAQDEQDALVAALRGASGDTHPHIAALATELVSGSGDERLAWGFRVLINGTLHTPGPGPDIASAPKHPA, encoded by the coding sequence ATGACAGCACACGCCAACGCCCGGCCGAGTCGCCGGGAGCGGCCGGCCAAGCCGGCCCTGAGCCGGGCGGGCATCATCGCCACGGCGGTCGCCCTGATGCGCGCCGAAGGTCTGGAGAAGGTCACCATGCGCCGGCTGGCGCAGGAGCTGGACACCGGTCCGGCCTCGCTCTACGTCTACGTCCGCAACACCGCCGAGCTGCACGCGGCCGTCCTCGACGAGCTGCTCGGCTCGGTCGACCTCGGCGCGGCCGGGGGCGACGGTGACTGGGGGGACCGCCTGGCGGGGATCCTCACCTCCTACACGAAGGTGCTGTTCGAGCACCCGGCGCTGGCCCGGTCCGCCCTGGTGGCGCGGCCGTCCGGTGAGCGCTACCTGAACCTGGTGGAGGCCCTGCTGGCCCTGCTGGAGGAAGGCGGTGTACCGGGCCTGCGGGCCGCCTGGGCGCTGGACCTGCTGCTCCAGTACGCGACCGCCACCGCGGCCGAACAGGCCACCCGGCAGGGCGCGCCCGACGCCCAGGACGAGCAGGACGCACTCGTCGCGGCCCTGCGCGGTGCCTCCGGCGACACCCACCCGCACATCGCGGCGCTCGCCACCGAGCTGGTGTCCGGCTCCGGTGACGAGCGGCTCGCCTGGGGCTTTCGCGTCCTGATCAACGGAACGCTGCACACCCCCGGCCCCGGGCCCGACATCGCCTCCGCGCCGAAGCACCCGGCGTGA
- a CDS encoding FAD-dependent oxidoreductase: MTTHQPITIVGGGLGGLVLARVLHRHGIEAVVHDLDSSPAARGQGGMLDMHEESGQAALRAAGLFDRFREIVHPGGEAMRIMGKDAVLRHEDDGRAGHRPEVNRSDLRRILLDGLPEKAVRWGTKVAGATALGDGRHRVDLADGGTFTTDLLVGADGAWSKVRPLVSTATPAYCGLSFVEFDLVDADRRHPDSAALVGGGMMFALAEEKGFLAHRETDGRLHVYAALRTPADWAGPGGFGPADTAAVKAALLERFAGWDDRLLALVRDADGVPVARPIHALPVGHRWDRTPGVTLLGDSAHLMSPFAGEGANLAMIDGADLAAAIVAHPGDVEGALAAYEELLFPRAEAAAAESAANLDLLFRTDAPQGLLDLMAGHQRQAI, encoded by the coding sequence ATGACCACACACCAGCCCATCACCATCGTCGGCGGCGGCCTCGGCGGCCTCGTCCTGGCCCGCGTGCTGCACCGTCACGGCATCGAGGCGGTCGTCCACGACCTCGACTCCTCGCCCGCAGCCAGGGGCCAGGGCGGCATGCTGGACATGCACGAGGAGTCCGGCCAGGCCGCGCTGCGGGCCGCAGGTCTCTTCGATCGCTTCCGGGAGATCGTCCACCCCGGCGGGGAGGCGATGCGGATCATGGGCAAGGACGCCGTCCTGCGGCACGAGGACGACGGCCGGGCCGGGCACCGCCCCGAGGTGAACCGGAGCGACCTGCGGCGCATCCTGCTGGACGGACTGCCCGAGAAGGCCGTCCGCTGGGGCACGAAGGTCGCCGGTGCCACCGCCCTGGGCGACGGCCGCCACCGGGTGGACCTGGCCGACGGCGGCACCTTCACCACCGACCTGCTGGTCGGAGCCGACGGTGCCTGGTCCAAGGTGCGCCCGCTGGTCTCCACTGCCACACCGGCTTACTGCGGCCTCTCCTTCGTCGAGTTCGACCTGGTCGACGCGGACCGCCGCCACCCGGACAGCGCCGCGCTGGTCGGCGGCGGCATGATGTTCGCGCTCGCCGAGGAGAAGGGCTTCCTGGCCCACCGGGAGACGGACGGACGCCTGCACGTCTACGCCGCCCTGCGCACCCCCGCGGACTGGGCAGGGCCCGGCGGGTTCGGCCCCGCCGACACCGCCGCGGTCAAGGCGGCGCTGCTGGAGCGGTTCGCGGGCTGGGACGACCGGTTGCTGGCACTCGTCCGGGACGCCGACGGCGTGCCGGTCGCACGGCCGATCCACGCCCTGCCGGTCGGGCACCGCTGGGACCGCACGCCGGGTGTGACGCTGCTCGGAGACTCGGCCCACCTGATGTCCCCGTTCGCCGGGGAGGGCGCGAACCTCGCGATGATCGACGGTGCCGACCTCGCGGCGGCGATCGTGGCCCACCCGGGCGACGTCGAAGGTGCGCTGGCCGCGTACGAGGAGCTTCTTTTCCCGCGCGCCGAGGCGGCTGCGGCCGAATCCGCGGCCAACCTCGATCTGCTGTTCCGTACCGACGCCCCGCAGGGCCTGCTCGACCTGATGGCGGGGCACCAGCGCCAGGCGATCTGA
- a CDS encoding DedA family protein, whose translation MHIDAWIESVPPGWVYALVALIIGLESLGIPLPGEIALVSAALLASRGVVNPWWIAACAIGGAILGDSIGYSIGRKGGKPLFEKLGRRFPKHFGPEHLESAERSFRRWGMWAVFFGRFIALLRIFAGPLAGALRMPYWKFLIANVVGAVVWAGGTTLLVYHVGKVVEQWLKGFSWVGLVLAALGGAFSAWLLKRRAAKARAEAPDTEPQEQPVAAAGTVAD comes from the coding sequence TTGCACATCGACGCCTGGATCGAGAGCGTCCCGCCGGGTTGGGTGTACGCCCTGGTCGCGCTGATCATCGGTCTGGAGAGCCTGGGCATCCCGCTGCCGGGCGAGATCGCCCTCGTCTCGGCGGCGCTGCTCGCCTCGCGCGGTGTGGTCAACCCCTGGTGGATCGCGGCCTGCGCCATCGGGGGCGCCATCCTCGGCGACTCGATCGGCTACTCGATCGGCCGCAAGGGCGGGAAGCCGTTGTTCGAGAAGCTCGGCCGGCGCTTCCCGAAGCACTTCGGCCCGGAGCACCTGGAGAGCGCCGAGCGCTCGTTCCGCCGGTGGGGCATGTGGGCGGTGTTCTTCGGCCGGTTCATCGCGCTGCTGCGGATCTTCGCCGGGCCGCTGGCGGGCGCGCTGCGGATGCCGTACTGGAAGTTCCTGATCGCGAACGTGGTCGGCGCGGTGGTCTGGGCCGGCGGCACCACGCTGCTGGTCTACCACGTCGGCAAGGTCGTCGAGCAGTGGCTGAAGGGCTTCTCCTGGGTGGGCCTGGTGCTCGCCGCGCTCGGTGGGGCGTTCTCCGCCTGGCTGCTCAAGCGCCGGGCCGCGAAGGCCCGTGCCGAGGCACCGGACACCGAGCCGCAGGAGCAGCCCGTGGCAGCCGCGGGGACCGTGGCGGACTGA
- a CDS encoding O-methyltransferase — MSQQQWDAVDSYFSEKLVGDDPVLAAAQAAADAAGLPQIAVAPNQGKLLHLLALTQGARRILEVGTLGGYSAIWLARALPADGTMITLEIDPAHAEVARANLLRAGLDKVVEVRLGRAADSLVELERAGVEPFDLVFIDADKAGNPDYFASAVRLTGPGSLIIVDNVVRGGSVVDADSTDPSVVGTRRLHDVIAAEPKVSATSVQTVGTKGYDGFTLARVQG, encoded by the coding sequence GTGAGCCAGCAGCAGTGGGACGCGGTCGACAGCTACTTCTCCGAGAAACTGGTCGGCGACGATCCGGTGCTGGCGGCCGCCCAGGCCGCCGCCGACGCGGCCGGTCTGCCACAGATCGCGGTCGCCCCCAACCAGGGCAAGCTGCTCCACCTGCTGGCCCTCACCCAGGGGGCCCGCCGGATCCTGGAGGTCGGCACCCTGGGCGGGTACAGCGCGATCTGGCTGGCCAGGGCGCTGCCCGCGGACGGCACGATGATCACGCTGGAGATCGACCCGGCGCACGCCGAGGTGGCCCGCGCCAACCTCCTGCGGGCAGGTCTGGACAAGGTGGTCGAGGTCCGGCTCGGCCGGGCCGCCGACTCCCTCGTGGAGCTGGAGCGGGCCGGCGTCGAGCCGTTCGACCTGGTCTTCATCGACGCCGACAAGGCCGGAAACCCGGACTACTTCGCGAGTGCGGTGCGGCTGACCGGGCCGGGCTCGCTGATCATCGTCGACAACGTGGTGCGCGGAGGCTCCGTCGTGGACGCCGACAGCACCGATCCGAGCGTGGTCGGCACCCGCCGCCTGCACGACGTGATCGCCGCCGAGCCGAAGGTCTCGGCGACCTCCGTCCAGACCGTCGGGACGAAGGGTTACGACGGATTCACACTGGCCCGCGTCCAGGGCTGA
- a CDS encoding Gfo/Idh/MocA family protein: MRIALLGTGPWAERVHAPVLAEHPGIDFAGVWGRRPEAAAALAGAHGVPAYEDLDRLFADVDAVSIALPPAVQPDLAVRAAEAGCHLLLDKPVALTVPDARRLAEATARNHVASVVFFTVRFGGEQALWLEKQAAVGGWFTARSDWLGSVFAPGSESPYAASPWRQEKGALWDVGPHALSVLLPVLGDALEVTAAAGPRDTVHLVLRHTGGASSTLALSLTAPVEAGGTSMELRGTAGVAHLPERGEGPVRALHGALDALRESARTGESHPCDAAFGLRVVEILAGAERSLADGGPAGL; encoded by the coding sequence TTGCGGATCGCACTGCTGGGCACCGGGCCATGGGCGGAGCGGGTGCACGCCCCCGTGCTCGCGGAACACCCCGGGATCGACTTCGCCGGGGTGTGGGGCCGGCGGCCCGAGGCCGCCGCCGCCCTGGCCGGGGCTCACGGGGTGCCCGCGTACGAGGACCTGGACCGGCTGTTCGCCGACGTGGACGCGGTCTCCATCGCGCTGCCCCCGGCCGTCCAGCCGGATCTGGCGGTGCGCGCCGCCGAGGCCGGGTGCCACCTCCTGCTGGACAAGCCGGTCGCGCTCACGGTGCCGGACGCCCGCCGGCTGGCGGAGGCGACGGCGCGCAACCACGTCGCCTCGGTGGTCTTCTTCACCGTCCGCTTCGGCGGCGAACAGGCGCTCTGGCTGGAGAAGCAGGCGGCGGTCGGCGGCTGGTTCACCGCCCGCTCCGACTGGCTCGGTTCGGTGTTCGCCCCGGGCAGCGAGAGCCCGTACGCGGCCTCGCCCTGGCGGCAGGAGAAGGGCGCGCTCTGGGACGTCGGCCCGCACGCCCTGTCCGTCCTGCTACCGGTGCTCGGGGACGCGCTGGAGGTGACGGCCGCCGCCGGGCCCAGGGACACCGTGCACCTGGTGCTCCGGCACACCGGTGGCGCGTCCAGCACACTCGCGCTCAGTCTGACGGCCCCGGTGGAGGCCGGCGGCACCAGCATGGAACTGCGTGGTACGGCGGGTGTGGCGCACCTGCCGGAGCGCGGGGAAGGTCCGGTCCGGGCCCTGCACGGCGCGCTGGACGCTCTGCGCGAGTCGGCGAGGACGGGCGAGTCGCACCCCTGCGACGCGGCCTTCGGACTGCGGGTGGTGGAGATCCTCGCGGGTGCCGAGCGCTCGCTCGCGGACGGCGGCCCGGCCGGGCTCTGA
- a CDS encoding phosphotransferase family protein, translated as MSDTSADPPGLNLARLREHLERAMPGTVRGPLRAERIEGGRSNLTYVLSDDHARWVLRRPPLGHVLATAHDMGREYRVMTALRSTAVPVPQTLLLVEDAEVLGAGWYLMEYVPGVAHRDAAALTALGPERVRALGLSLVDTLVRLHAIDPADVGLADFGRPDGFLARQLRRWSTQFAASRSRELAGIDELHTLLTERLPHSPAPTVVHGDYRLDNVLVDSSPDGGDRIAAVLDWEMSTLGDPLTDLGLLVMYTETAGAGGGIIPAATTAPGYPGARELAARYAERSGRDIATLGWYVAFASFKLAVVAEGIHYRYQQGKTLGAGFERAGEMGPILVDHGLAAFKEH; from the coding sequence ATGTCCGACACCTCTGCCGACCCGCCGGGCCTGAACCTCGCGCGCCTGCGCGAGCACCTGGAGCGCGCCATGCCGGGCACTGTCCGGGGCCCGTTGCGTGCCGAGCGGATCGAGGGCGGCCGCTCGAACCTCACGTACGTCCTCTCCGACGACCACGCGCGCTGGGTGCTGCGCCGCCCCCCGCTCGGCCATGTGCTCGCCACCGCGCACGACATGGGGCGCGAGTACCGCGTGATGACGGCCCTGCGCTCCACGGCCGTGCCCGTCCCGCAGACCCTGCTGCTGGTCGAGGACGCCGAGGTGCTGGGGGCCGGCTGGTACCTGATGGAGTACGTGCCCGGAGTCGCGCACCGTGACGCCGCCGCGCTGACCGCGCTCGGGCCGGAGCGGGTCCGCGCCCTGGGCCTGAGCCTGGTGGACACGCTGGTCCGGCTGCACGCCATCGACCCGGCCGACGTCGGTCTGGCCGACTTCGGACGCCCGGACGGCTTCCTGGCCCGCCAGCTGCGCCGCTGGAGCACCCAGTTCGCCGCCTCCCGGAGCCGGGAGCTGGCCGGCATCGACGAGCTGCACACGCTGCTCACCGAGCGGCTCCCGCACTCCCCGGCGCCCACCGTGGTGCACGGCGACTACCGCCTCGACAACGTCCTGGTCGACAGTTCGCCCGACGGCGGGGACCGGATCGCCGCCGTGCTGGACTGGGAGATGTCCACGCTCGGGGATCCGCTCACCGACCTCGGCCTGCTCGTGATGTACACCGAGACGGCCGGTGCGGGCGGCGGGATCATCCCCGCCGCCACCACCGCGCCGGGCTACCCGGGCGCCCGCGAGCTCGCGGCCCGCTACGCCGAACGCTCCGGGCGGGACATCGCCACGCTCGGCTGGTACGTCGCCTTCGCCTCGTTCAAGCTGGCCGTGGTCGCCGAGGGGATCCACTACCGCTACCAGCAGGGAAAGACCCTGGGCGCAGGCTTCGAACGCGCCGGTGAGATGGGCCCGATCCTGGTCGACCACGGCCTCGCGGCCTTCAAGGAGCACTGA